One window of the Eucalyptus grandis isolate ANBG69807.140 chromosome 6, ASM1654582v1, whole genome shotgun sequence genome contains the following:
- the LOC104452131 gene encoding probable serine/threonine-protein kinase PIX13 isoform X1 — protein MYTLAELKSATRNFGPDTIVGKGGFGQVFKGWVNERTLAPTKVGNSIPVAVKKSNPDSDQGLREWQSEVKFLGKFSHPNLVRLLGYCWEDNQYLLVYEYMQRGSLENHLFRRTFGNAGGAEPLPWDVRLKIAIGAARGVDFLHTSEKNVIYRDFKSSNILLDADFNAKLSDFGLAKLGPAGGNSHVTTRVIGTYGYAAPEYIATGHLYVKSDVYGFGVVLLEMLTGLQALDNTRPSGQQNLVEWARPSLRDKRKLRKIMDSRLEGRYPLKAATQAAELILKCLEGDPKARPSMDEVLKTVEQIDTIREKRKEGKASTSSRPSSHQHHHNHHRSPIHHNHSADPPRGSGSRYSPSTVSRTH, from the exons ATGTACACGCTGGCGGAGCTGAAGAGCGCGACCCGGAACTTCGGGCCGGACACGATAGTCGGGAAGGGCGGGTTCGGGCAGGTGTTCAAGGGCTGGGTGAACGAGAGGACGCTCGCCCCGACCAAGGTCGGCAACAGCATCCCGGTGGCCGTCAAGAAGTCCAATCCCGACAGCGATCAGGGCTTGCGCGAATGGCAG TCGGAAGTCAAGTTCTTGGGGAAATTTTCTCATCCGAATTTGGTGAGATTACTGGGGTATTGCTGGGAAGACAATCAGTACCTCCTCGTGTACGAGTACATGCAGAGGGGAAGCCTAGAAAATCACCTGTTCAGAA GAACCTTCGGTAATGCAGGGGGAGCTGAACCACTTCCGTGGGACGTGAGGCTTAAAATAGCAATCGGAGCTGCCCGTGGGGTTGATTTCTTGCATACATCCGAGAAGAACGTGATCTACCGGGATTTTAAATCTTCCAATATATTATTGGATGCG GACTTCAATGCCAAGCTCTCAGATTTCGGGCTAGCGAAGCTGGGACCGGCAGGTGGGAACTCTCATGTGACCACACGAGTGATTGGAACATATGGATATGCCGCGCCCGAGTACATCGCCACCG GGCATCTGTATGTGAAGAGCGATGTATACGGTTTTGGGGTGGTTCTCCTAGAAATGTTGACGGGTTTACAAGCCCTCGACAATACCCGCCCCAGCGGCCAGCAGAATCTGGTGGAATGGGCGAGGCCGTCGCTCCGCGACAAGAGGAAGCTGAGGAAGATAATGGATTCAAGACTAGAAGGACGATACCCTCTGAAAGCTGCAACTCAGGCAGCTGAGCTCATCCTCAAATGCCTGGAGGGTGATCCTAAAGCGAGGCCCTCGATGGATGAAGTGCTGAAGACAGTAGAACAAATCGACACCATTCgggagaaaaggaaggagggCAAGGCGAGCACATCGAGCCGGCCATCGTCTCACCAGCATCACCACAACCACCACCGATCGCCAATTCATCACAATCACAGCGCTGACCCTCCTCGTGGATCTGGAAGTCGATACTCCCCATCCACAGTGTCGAGGACTCATTGA
- the LOC104452131 gene encoding probable serine/threonine-protein kinase PIX13 isoform X2: MYTLAELKSATRNFGPDTIVGKGGFGQVFKGWVNERTLAPTKVGNSIPVAVKKSNPDSDQGLREWQSEVKFLGKFSHPNLVRLLGYCWEDNQYLLVYEYMQRGSLENHLFRRGAEPLPWDVRLKIAIGAARGVDFLHTSEKNVIYRDFKSSNILLDADFNAKLSDFGLAKLGPAGGNSHVTTRVIGTYGYAAPEYIATGHLYVKSDVYGFGVVLLEMLTGLQALDNTRPSGQQNLVEWARPSLRDKRKLRKIMDSRLEGRYPLKAATQAAELILKCLEGDPKARPSMDEVLKTVEQIDTIREKRKEGKASTSSRPSSHQHHHNHHRSPIHHNHSADPPRGSGSRYSPSTVSRTH, from the exons ATGTACACGCTGGCGGAGCTGAAGAGCGCGACCCGGAACTTCGGGCCGGACACGATAGTCGGGAAGGGCGGGTTCGGGCAGGTGTTCAAGGGCTGGGTGAACGAGAGGACGCTCGCCCCGACCAAGGTCGGCAACAGCATCCCGGTGGCCGTCAAGAAGTCCAATCCCGACAGCGATCAGGGCTTGCGCGAATGGCAG TCGGAAGTCAAGTTCTTGGGGAAATTTTCTCATCCGAATTTGGTGAGATTACTGGGGTATTGCTGGGAAGACAATCAGTACCTCCTCGTGTACGAGTACATGCAGAGGGGAAGCCTAGAAAATCACCTGTTCAGAA GGGGAGCTGAACCACTTCCGTGGGACGTGAGGCTTAAAATAGCAATCGGAGCTGCCCGTGGGGTTGATTTCTTGCATACATCCGAGAAGAACGTGATCTACCGGGATTTTAAATCTTCCAATATATTATTGGATGCG GACTTCAATGCCAAGCTCTCAGATTTCGGGCTAGCGAAGCTGGGACCGGCAGGTGGGAACTCTCATGTGACCACACGAGTGATTGGAACATATGGATATGCCGCGCCCGAGTACATCGCCACCG GGCATCTGTATGTGAAGAGCGATGTATACGGTTTTGGGGTGGTTCTCCTAGAAATGTTGACGGGTTTACAAGCCCTCGACAATACCCGCCCCAGCGGCCAGCAGAATCTGGTGGAATGGGCGAGGCCGTCGCTCCGCGACAAGAGGAAGCTGAGGAAGATAATGGATTCAAGACTAGAAGGACGATACCCTCTGAAAGCTGCAACTCAGGCAGCTGAGCTCATCCTCAAATGCCTGGAGGGTGATCCTAAAGCGAGGCCCTCGATGGATGAAGTGCTGAAGACAGTAGAACAAATCGACACCATTCgggagaaaaggaaggagggCAAGGCGAGCACATCGAGCCGGCCATCGTCTCACCAGCATCACCACAACCACCACCGATCGCCAATTCATCACAATCACAGCGCTGACCCTCCTCGTGGATCTGGAAGTCGATACTCCCCATCCACAGTGTCGAGGACTCATTGA